In a genomic window of Calditrichota bacterium:
- the idi gene encoding isopentenyl-diphosphate Delta-isomerase, which translates to MSENTHVVSFEDEPLILVNEFDEVVGYKPKLDCHRGEGILHRAFSIFIFNDQKQLLLQKRSDQKWLWPLYWSNSVCSHPRKGESMEIATQRRLEEEIGFSVPLHFLYKFQYHARYKHKGSERELCSVYIGKYNGPVRANENEIAEWKFVGAEELETDLSQHEDRYSPWFKMEWKRIREEFWDRVEKL; encoded by the coding sequence TGTCTCTTTTGAAGATGAACCTTTGATTTTGGTCAACGAATTTGACGAAGTTGTTGGCTATAAACCCAAATTGGACTGTCATCGGGGGGAAGGCATTTTACACCGGGCCTTTTCCATTTTTATTTTTAACGATCAAAAACAGCTGCTCCTCCAAAAGCGAAGTGATCAAAAATGGCTCTGGCCGTTGTACTGGTCGAACAGTGTGTGCAGTCATCCCAGAAAGGGGGAATCCATGGAGATTGCCACACAGCGGCGTCTGGAAGAGGAGATCGGATTTTCGGTACCGCTTCATTTTTTGTACAAATTTCAGTACCATGCCCGCTATAAGCACAAAGGTTCCGAAAGAGAGCTTTGTTCGGTGTACATTGGGAAATACAACGGGCCGGTTCGTGCCAATGAAAATGAAATCGCGGAATGGAAATTTGTAGGGGCTGAGGAGCTGGAAACCGATCTCTCTCAGCATGAAGACCGCTATTCGCCGTGGTTCAAGATGGAATGGAAACGCATCCGGGAAGAGTTTTGGGATCGGGTCGAAAAGCTGTAG